Proteins encoded by one window of Salarias fasciatus chromosome 1, fSalaFa1.1, whole genome shotgun sequence:
- the dennd2b gene encoding DENN domain-containing protein 2B has protein sequence MTANKSSKAVPRGGGGGKTPRDVPDRCQSTSPCPAAAASLGHSQRPLLHSDENSGKQSRYVRTDGRFLLRSGWNSKTASLSTSASLTGEPDSQGRLVKSRSISCLDNRLSIYKPPAQTKLCQEDPTAQKQKEKHGDPSAGDGLNGRPLSWSTLSLGPSSNQGHKRALSLTRTVAGVPPATIRKKISEWECRRVSLPRMSLCLDKRGGERVGGSEGCPSLLSSPCSEKTFDFKAVRRMSTAFSECSYTEAEEEERVPDKDGLGRFQKRISKAESSGTFVRSLSARKETSAVLNRIQKIEQALKENPSPPPPRYLSNCYAPDKMRQKSFVIGDDLDSTCASKRSSICSVTTEPDAVLVSDKLSKLRQRFSVSSARSESPEPPSQQTPVGTPVNPLPKPKRTFEYDAKQDQTQANGLPPDRASESPPPLPSTPAPSVTRTAKSEGSAPIKIRDRESCESEDAASLPSSYPSSPTENGTLTTETRTRPNSKSTLEENAYEDIVEKENPYEDVDLRRRSLVRKSCLSESSRLWTTMDRKLNSPPQLPSKPSSQSLRLPGPCDRKSHRMSQLSKRYSQDEMLLLPQMGVSSPCSLLDDSLCSAGDTLASHRHWRIPKLVQRINSIYCTKRGKKRLKKLSMSNVETASLRDDNSESESDSDDRFKAHTQRLLKLQSILRRAPSYRTLELQLIEWQERELFEYFVVVSLKKKPSKNSYSPEVTYQFPKLERPTKQMREAEQRLKAIPQFCFPDAKDWSPVSEYSSETFSFMLTGEDGSRRFGYCRRLLPTGKGPRLPEVYCVISRLGCFDLFSTILDEVERRRGVSAALVYPFMRSLMESPFPAPGKIIKVKTFLPGAGNEVIELRRPTDSRLEHVDFDSLFRCLSVRQVIRVFASLLLERRVIFVADKLSTLSSCMLAVVALLYPFSWQHTFIPVLPASMLDIVCCPTPFLVGLLSSSLPKLKELPIEEALMVDLGTDRFIRQMDDEASLLPRKLQAALEQALEQRNDIINQDSDSESDEEYNSLNSLVSEAFIRFFLETMGHYSLFITQNERGERIFQREAFRKSVASKSIRRFLGVFMESQMFAGFIQDRELRKTRAKGLFEQRVDQYLEELPDTEQSGVNKFLKGLGSKMKFLHKKN, from the exons ATGACCGCCAACAAGAGTTCAAAGGCTGTtccccgaggaggaggagggggtaaAACTCCCCGGGACGTCCCCGACAG GTGCCAGTCTACATCTCCAtgtcctgctgccgctgccagCCTGGGACACAGCCAGCGGCCCCTCCTGCATAGCGACGAGAACTCTGGAAAACAGAGTCGGTACGTCAGGACCGACGGCAGGTTCCTGCTACGCTCTGGATGGAACAGCAAGACAGCCAGCCTTTCCACTTCTGCTTCTCTTACGGGAGAGCCTGATTCCCAAGGACGTCTCGTCAAGTCGAGGAGCATCAGCTGCCTGGACAACAGGCTCTCCATCTACAAGCCTCCAGCTCAGACCAAGCTGTGTCAGGAAGACCCGACTGCGCAGAAACAGAAGGAGAAACACGGGGATCCTTCAGCAGGAGATGGACTGAACGGTCGGCCTTTGAGTTGGAGCACACTCTCTCTGGGGCCGTCGTCTAACCAAGGCCACAAACGGGCCCTCTCCTTGACCCGCACTGTAGCGGGTGTCCCCCCAGCCACTATCCGCAAAAAGATATCAGAATGGGAGTGCAGGAGAGTTTCTCTGCCTAGGATGAGCTTGTGTCTGgacaaaagaggaggagagcgtgTCGGAGGTAGCGAGGGCTGCCCGAGCCTGCTTTCCTCGCCCTGTAGCGAGAAGACTTTTGACTTTAAGGCCGTTCGCAGGATGAGCACGGCGTTCTCCGAATGCTCCTACACagaggcggaggaagaggaaagagttCCAGACAAGGATGGTCTCGGTCGTTTCCAGAAAAGGATCAGCAAGGCAGAGTCATCGGGAACGTTTGTGCGTTCCCTGTCCGCTCGTAAAGAGACGTCAGCAGTTCTCAACAGGATACAAAAGATTGAGCAAGCCCTGAAGGAGAACCCCAGTCCTCCCCCTCCACGTTACCTGAGTAACTGCTACGCTCCAGACAAGATGAGACAGAAGTCCTTTGTGATAGGTGACGACCTGGACAGTACATGCGCCAGTAAGCGCAGCAGCATTTGCTCAGTGACCACTGAACCGGACGCTGTTTTGGTGTCTGACAAGCTCTCTAAACTGAGACAGAGGTTTAGTGTGAGCTCGGCCAGGTCTGAGAGCCCAGAGCCCCCCAGCCAGCAGACGCCTGTTGGCACACCAGTGAACCCCTTACCCAAACCCAAACGCACTTTTGAATACGACGCCAAGCAGGACCAGACGCAAGCCAATGGACTACCTCCAGACAGAGCCTCTGAGTCGCCCCCGCCGCTGCCCTCCACCCCTGCTCCCAGCGTGACACGAACTGCAAAGAGCGAGGGCAGCGCCCCCATAAAAATCCGTGACAG AGAGTCGTGCGAGTCAGAGGATGCTGCCAGCTTGCCGTCTTCGTATCCGTCCTCGCCCACGGAGAACGGCACACTGACCACAGAGACACGGACTCGACCCAATTCCAAAAGCACTTTAGAGGAGAATGCCTATGAGGACATAGTAG AGAAGGAGAATCCGTACGAGGATGTTGACCTGAGGCGAAGAAGTTTAGTTCGTAAGTCTTGCCTGTCGGAGAGCAGCAGATTGTGGACCACCATGGACAGGAAGCTGAACTCCCCACCTCAG TTGCCGTCCAAACCCAGCAGCCAGTCCCTTCGTCTTCCCGGTCCATGCGATCGTAAGAGCCACCGCATGTCCCAGTTGTCGAAGCGCTACAGCCAGGACGAAATGCTGCTTCTCCCCCAGATGGGCGTATCATCGCCGTGCAGCCTGCTGGATGATAGCCTCTGTAGCGCCGGCGATACCCTGGCCTCGCACAGGCACTGGAGGATCCCCAAG CTGGTCCAGAGGATCAACTCCATTTACTGCACTAAACGTGGGAAGAAGAGGCTGAAGAAGCTGTCCATGTCCAATGTTGAGACTGCCTCTCTGAGAG ATGACAACAGTGAGAGTGAGAGCGACTCTGACGACAGGTTCAAAG CTCACACCCAGCGGTTGCTGAAGCTGCAGTCCATCCTCCGACGAGCCCCGAGCTACCGAacgctggagctgcagctcatagAGTGGCAGGAGAGAGAACTCTTCGAGTACTTTGTGGTCGTTTCTCTGAAAAAGAAACCCAGCAAAAACTCCTACTCCCCCGAGGTCACCTATCAATTCCCCAAG CTGGAGAGACCCACTAAGCAGATGAGAGAGGCCGAGCAGCGGCTCAAAGCCATCCCTCAGTTTTGTTTCCCAGATGCAAAAGACTGGAGTCCCGTCTCAGAGTACAGCAG CGAGACCTTCTCCTTCATGTTGACTGGAGAGGACGGCAGCAGGAGGTTCGGGTACTGCAGACGCCTGCTG ccGACAGGGAAAGGGCCTCGTCTTCCAGAGGTGTACTGTGTCATCAGCAGGCTGGGCTGTTTCGACTTGTTCTCTACA ATCCTGGATGAggtggagagacggagaggggTCTCAGCGGCCCTGGTCTATCCTTTCATGAGGAGTCTGATGGAGTCCCCCTTTCCTGCACCAGGAAAGATAATTAAAGTGAAGACCTTCCTGCCCGGCGCAGGAAATGAG GTCATTGAGCTGCGGCGGCCCACCGACTCCAGACTGGAGCACGTGGACTTTGACAGCCTTTTCAGATGCCTCAGCGTGCGGCAGGTGATACGCGTCTTCGcctcgctgctgctggagcggcGAGTCATCTTTGTGGCTGACAAACTCAG CACCCTGTCCAGCTGCATGCTTGCTGTGGTGGCGCTGCTCTACCCCTTCTCCTGGCAACACACCTTCATCCCCGTCCTGCCGGCGTCCATGCTGGATATCGTCTGCTGTCCCACTCCCTTTCTGGTGGGGCTGCTCTCCAGCTCTCTGCCTAAACTCAAAGAGCTGCCTATAGAAGAG GCCTTGATGGTCGACCTGGGAACTGACCGCTTCATCCGACAG ATGGACGACGAGGCCTCGCTGTTGCCGCGGAAACTTCAGGCGGCTCTGGAGCAAGCTCTGGAGCAGAGGAACGACATAATCAATCAGGACTCCGACAGCGAGTCCGACGAAG AGTACAACTCCTTGAACAGTTTGGTGTCAGAAGCTTTCATCCGCTTCTTCCTGGAGACGATGGGACACTACTCACTGTTCATCACGCAGAACGAGCGTGGGGAGCGGATCTTCCAAAGAGAGGCCTTCCGTAAGTCCGTGGCCTCGAAGAGCATCCGGCGTTTCCTGGGGGTCTTCATGGAGTCTCAGATGTTTGCCGGGTTCATTCAGGATCGCGAGCTGAGGAAGACGCGAGCTAAAG GTCTGTTCGAGCAGAGGGTGGATCAGtatctggaggagctgccagacacagagcagagcggagTCAACAAGTTTCTCAAAGGCCTCG GAAGTAAAATGAAGTTTCTTCATAAGAAGAACTGA